A region of the Vicia villosa cultivar HV-30 ecotype Madison, WI unplaced genomic scaffold, Vvil1.0 ctg.001130F_1_1, whole genome shotgun sequence genome:
atatatatattttatgttatgtGACATAATTGAAATTACTATGTAATCAGGTTAATATGAAAGAAGGCTTCCCTCTGCCACCCGTCACGTTAGATTGGAAGGAGTTTCGttatcaagcgaagacatcttGGATGAAAGGATTTGCAGGACATCTTCAAAATTGGCTACATCTTTCGCCTATGTTACCATCAAGTGTTAATTTAGAGTAGGTGACGTTTATTACATGTAATATTTTAACTAAGAACATCTTGGAAgaagtttttatttttactttttttcgAGTAGATAGAACTTAGAACATTAAAACATAGAACATAAAAATTAACAGTAAAACATAGATTATAAAACATTAACATTAAAACATAGAACACTGAACATTCAAACTTAAACTCTTACAGACAATTCTGGACGCACCAGCATCTTCAGGACATCGTCAGCAGACCTTGTTAGGTTCACCTCAAACTCGATCGGCCCCTTAGTTATCTTACACCAGTGTGATTTCAACATGTCTTTCATATCAGCATCGCACTTCAACTCCACAACATTATAACTTACCCTCCCATCAACGTCCATGCTCCAGTTTTCAAGGTACGAGATTTTACTCACCAGTCTGTTATCAGTTTCAGGCAATTTTTCATTCAACCAACTTGTAAATGCCTCAAGATTCCCGCATCCGTCAGGTATGGGAAACTTCATGGGAGCCTTAGTTTTAGTAAGGTAAACAACTGTGTCAACCATAAAATTATAAAGATACATTttgaaaatatgatatttttttctCAACATCATTAACCCCTATTTATAGGCCATCATATCCACGCAATCCACTGTCAGTGCAATCTTATCCACGAAAATGTATTTGTGCAATCTTATCCATCCAaataaaaccaaaaccaaaacacaaaataaaacaaaaaacaaaccatAATCCATAATATCTCAAAGGgtaacaaataaaacaaaaataatccaTAAGATACAAAAATAATCAATGGTCACGAGCAATGCATAAAACCTTGAACAAATCAGCATACGCTATATCATCCTCCTCTGCCTCCGCCTGTCGGAGATAGCGATGAACCAATGTGGAAGCACGAGACCAATCCGGATCGGCGGGTCTTGCATCAAAGACAGGAACTGGAACCTCTCTACGCGCACGAGGTGGGGGCGGTACCCGAGGATGCGACACACGGTAATACCACTGTAAATATCCATCAAGCGTCTCATAGGTGTATCTGACTGTTGCGGTGTCTCTAACCTCATCGGCCACGCTCCGGTCATAGCCAATCCACTCCATAACAATGTCATCATCGCTCATCGTATCAGCAGGAGGTGGAGGAGGAATATACTGATGAAGACCAAACTGACGAAGACATCTGTCAGGTAAGTATGGCACATGTACGTCACCCCAGACAAGAAAACCTCTGTACAGAGATAGCTCGTCAAAAGGAAGGTGACGTCTGTGATCCTCGAATGGGCGCCATATGACGTCTGTAGGTGTCAACTGATCCAAAACTGGTCTCAACTGATCCACCTTCATAGCTCCTTGCCTGTAGGACCATCTCATCGCCCGAGGAAGCCCACGATTTTCAGATGGACGCCAGTTCTCTCCTTTCCTTCCAAGTGTAGGAAAATActcatgaatccaacactgttatcacatgaaaatataacatataaattaatatacatatatttaagaatataaataaaaatatacgaattaacatacaattaattaaaggataaaaattaaaatagcataaacatctATAGAAGAGTAGAATATCCATCTAACTGCTTGCAACTAAACATAGATGCATCTCCAAGATGTCGATAAAGAGTGACCAGTGCAGCAGATGCCCAACTGTAAGCACCAAGTCTCCCTAGatctctaaacaacaacaaatatCGGGCCTCGACAAGAGTGAAAGTCTTGTCGGCAAAAATCGTAGAACCCACCAACATCATAAGATATGCCCTGGTCGCAAAAATCTAGCTACTGGCAGCAGGATACTCCACGAATCTATCATATAACCACTGCAGTGAATAATAAGCTCCCCGAAAATCACGCACATGTCGAGCCATCTGACCCCTCCCCACTCCCAAATACTGGATGCCGAGCTCAACTGCCATCTCCTCGGTGACATGCTCCTCAAGAAACCAGAACAAATCTCCAATGGGCAAGTGCAACAGACTGGCAACATCATTCAAAGTAATCGTCATCTTAccaaatggcatgtgaaatgacgaTGTCTCTATATGCCACCTCTCCACAAATGCTGATACAAGATTAACGTCTATCTTGGTCAGGCTAGTTCTCTGGAGACTAGTAAGACCTGACCTAGACACGAAAGCATCCATCTCTGGTGGGAGCATCTAAGGAACTCTATCCTGAAGCTTCGTCCCATGACCTGCCACTTTGAGCTCCTTTTTAGGACCTCTTTcctgaaaatacaaaaaatacacattataaaatataataataaattaattttaaaataataaaagtagaataaaatagataaatttaTTTTACATACCTCCCCAAACCATAGACGACGAGCAACATGGTCCTCGTATCGAACAAGTAATGATCGATCCGAAGGTCCTCCAGGATACCCGGTTGGCTGCGGTGGCTCCTGTGGTGGCGGAACTGGTACAGAGGGACCAGCTTCATCTGCTGTGCGGCGGCGTCGGCAAGTAGGCCTCCCGTCTGCTCCTAGTGTGcgcatgttttttattttaaaaaaaaattaaaaaaaaaaaaccataaaaaaaccAAAACCGGAACAGTTCAAAAATGCGTTCCGGTGTGTTATTTTGCTTAACCAGAACCATTTCCAAATGCGTTATGGTATGAAAACGACTGAACCGGAACATATTACAAAAGCGTTTCGGTATGAGGCAAGCGGACCAGAAGACTTTTCTAAAGGGTTCCGGTATGTGTTGTGTGTGAACCGGAACACTTTCAAAATGTGTTCCGATGTGTTTTCAACTGTTCTGGTGTGTACGAAATGCGAACCGGATGCCTTCCACAGTGTTCCGGTTTATGCTTTGGAAATTTATCAGAGCGTTTTCGTTTGCAATTGGTGAAAaggtgaaaatgaaaaaaaaaaacttatttatatGAGAGTAATTTCGTCCAAAATTTTTTACTGTAGGGGTACAAGGGCAGTTGTAGGGGTACAAAGTAAAATTTTCTTCCACATTctaattaattaggcccaataactaCTATCTCATTATTCTattattagttaaattaattcaTTAACATAATAACACACAATTAATTAGTTATCatactaaataataattaaataattataccaTAGAAAAATCGAAATGTTACAAGAATGACTGAGAATTTTATGATAAGAAGAGAATTATTACGTATGTAGGATCAATAATATTGGAAAATATGGCTTGGATATTTCACAATGCACATGACCTCTCAAAGTGCGAAACACCTACCATTCTATGgcatttgttctttatatttattaatcTATTATGTTTCcggtattaaaaaataaaaaaaaatcaaatatcctTTACTATCGCTCTTAATTAATGTGAAATACTACTTATAAATGAACAAATAAGTGAGTTTAAATGAGCAAATAAtctaaaacaatttaaaataaaataaaagtatttcTAACAAATATTATTATGAGAGGACTCTAGATGATATATATTAAtagtattaatttattttctattgaAAATTTGAAAGTATAACAACTACGTGCCCCTTAACATTTTTTTCTATTGAAAATTTGAAAGTATAACAACTACGGATGTTTTAATCAACCGTGGTTATAAGTTTCGTATATCACTACGTTTGAAGCTTGCAACCGTTgtgaattttttttccataaaattaaAACATAGTAGATACTTTATTTCGCTCATAACACACAGGGGCGTCCTAACGAACGAGACGACAGCGATACCGAAATCTTCACCATCCTCTTCGAATATCATTTCTGGAAGCACAATCTTCACCATCCTATTTGAATATCATTTATGGAAGTGAAACCTATCCTCCGATTCCTTTGGATGAAGTTCTTTTTGTGTTTAGGTTCAAAGAGGAATTCCGCTTTTATATTGGTTCTTATGATTCTTCCTCTTATCTCAACTTTGAAAGTCTAAAAGCCAAAAGATTTCACGCATGTCAAGTTTGCTAATTATTACTTCTTTAATTATCTACGTTTTCATCTCTTGGAAGTTGAAAACCTCGAGCTGTTGAATGATTAATCTCTTTGtcatttcaaattatttttctcttctttgaAAGTTTTGATATTCCTTTTTACGCATAACGGATGTATTGTTGTTTCTTCTATGATATTTCTAGGTTGTTTGGATCCTAATGAAATTGTGTCATTGATGTAATACAAATTTCAATTTAAAAGTGGGTGTATTGTTGTTTCTCATATGATATGATTGAGACTTATTTAGAAATAATATCACAACGGTTGTTAATTCAACCCttattataaatagaataatAAAACCAAAAAATTATGTTGTAGGAGTCATACCCACGACCTTTCTATTATAACACAACAGGTGTTTCCTAGGGATGTAAATGGATATCCATGGAGATGGATAGTATGATATTTGTGTCCACCCtgttggataaatatgatatccATATCCGCTCCATATCCGTCAGATATATGCTAAACGGGTAATCAGCAGATTTTAAGATATGCGCGAATTTTTACAAATATCCATAGAGAACACCATTTTATAAAATTATGtcttgaaaaaatatatttaacttgtTTTTAATACACAAGATATTATTATCACATAACATTCATacaaatctcttttattttaacaacaaaatttcaTCACATTCATTTCCTTCATTTTCGCCAAAGCATAATAtccatacattttatttttaacaagaAAATAATGATATTGTGATTGTGAATTATGGTGGAAGAGCAGACAACAGAGAAGTAGAAAGGATGACACTGGATGGACGAAAAAAGCGCGGTACTGATTGGTTGGACAGTGGAGTTGTTGAAGAGGTATGAAGCATAGAAGAAGCTTAAATATGAAATGACCAATAAAATTTGAATAGAATATAGAGGAGACTAGTTTTCTAGTTTTTTAGAATATGAAAAGATAGAGTATAATAAACTgacaatatttaaataatttttataatttattaacgggTACGGATATCCGCGGGTATGGATAACATTAAATCCGTATCCATATCCATTAATAAACAGGTATTTATATATCCACTTATTTTATCTGcggaaatattttaaattatccgTCCCGTATCCGTGACGGAGTTTATCCGCGGATATTCGCTGATATGGATATTTTTGTCATCTCTAATCCATAAACCGTAGTTATAAATAGCATGCTATCTAATTTATAACAACGGTGACACGCCCATTATGGTAACCAACATACATACAATCACACGCTATCTAACAACAGACGTGCTACCGACATTATATATGTTTTACAATTATCATTGTTTATGTTTTTCGTAGTAGTTATTTTACTTAATTTGAGATATACTTAATTGTCAGAGATATGTTTTCCTTGAACCTCTGTCGTTACTTTATACAAGACACTTGAACTATGCTTTTCAACCAAAGATATTTAATTATGTAAATTATGTGAACTAGAAAAATAAGCTATATGAACAATAATTTAGtcaaataagaaaaattaaaaattttagaaaTACTATCTAACAAGTGAAAAGATTTCTCCAAAAAAAATGTTAATGTAATAGTTCATCTATATTATAATAGATGAATGGATCGTAGTTGAAAATGTTATTGCAA
Encoded here:
- the LOC131633500 gene encoding protein MAINTENANCE OF MERISTEMS-like — protein: MRWSYRQGAMKVDQLRPVLDQLTPTDVIWRPFEDHRRHLPFDELSLYRGFLVWGDVHVPYLPDRCLRQFGLHQYIPPPPPADTMSDDDIVMEWIGYDRSVADEVRDTATVRYTYETLDGYLQWYYRVSHPRVPPPPRARREVPVPVFDARPADPDWSRASTLVHRYLRQAEAEEDDIAYADLFKVLCIARDH